A genomic segment from Aegilops tauschii subsp. strangulata cultivar AL8/78 chromosome 1, Aet v6.0, whole genome shotgun sequence encodes:
- the LOC109774369 gene encoding disease resistance protein RGA5 isoform X2 yields the protein MRTLVWKLDMLLLAPPPGCSSESVKLKMQLLKEDIEEISTCLDALSQLEDPPQTARCWMNEVRDLSYNMEDYIDSLYVQAADPSFIADNIKITRSHHKWLSHVRAPKKLTWDEQIVGSVSEFRTYVGDAMKRHRMYGLIFFSTLRHTLVPVGHMLPTPTPYEVTSDIVINDRMNEFINSLTNDGADQQQLKVVSVLGSACLGKTTFARVLYNRIGLQFDCRAFIRVSKNPDMKKIFWDMLLQLKRQQCPPQYFKEVDLINMIKNYLQDKRYFIIIDDLWSASVWDIINRALPKGSHGSRIITTTQIEDVAFRCCRYQSELVFEMKPLDDHHSRKLFFNRLFGFESDCPEQFKEILNEIVEICGGLPLATVSIASLLASQPALTIDLLTYIHQSLSSLFSANPTSERTRQALNLSFHNLPQCLKTCLLYLSMYQEGYTFYKDDLVKQWMAEGFIDTTEGQDVEKLAESYLNQLISRRFIQPIRINFNNEVLSCAVHDVVHDIITQKSAEENFVVAIDYNEDNADLYHNARRLTLLFGNARYTKTPTRSITESQVRSLTFFGLFESMPSTKEFKFLRVLNLHISGYGGSKELGHDDNPVDLSVISELSQLRYLKIASNLCVKLPDYMGGLHCLETLDIMDAVLLKLRIGVCLPYLLHLYLSLHHERNLQNWIDEILEVNRMKHLQDLRVTFSSGQSSSQEKNMLILRYFMSGHENLKTIVVACDSSDKVIDGASDASISWDDMVPPPLLQRFEFSRHRGCIFSQIPPWVEKHKNLSILKIAVKELKMICVGILGGLPSLTSLSLGVETAPVGKIIFNVAGFSVLKYFRMTFMTGIAWLKFEEDAMPNLLKLKLVFNAKSRLDRRQHGTANITINHMPSLKEVSVKFGCAAADIEYALRTFVSNHPSNPTISMQPVDFSSCGEKNTKRKHQLDGVVEEEPDEYYKQQPDEIQQHEPVEYYKHQPDKIAEEEPVEYDKKLERPAEKRISRPPESSSRLHDPEKEARGGEGDRSQSIQLDVNKVGLHEFTLDVLRSATSNFSKENLLNPEELHPNIYKGALEGTVMVIITKFNFSLPSDLKYLEMMHHPHLVKLLGYCNQECSILVHEYMPRGDLKHHFLETNLIGSLAWLTRLKIAVGAAKGLAFLHESGEQMMYYSGFTASSILLDSDYTAKLWGFGMGNKDDSTVPARIKSDVYNFGVVLLQLLDPRMERQYSRSAAWSTVKVARRCLQSKRKYQPHMRNVVKALEPLLNDDSTGKQQSKKTNFLRCFIGSKTGGIGEEEHVKVSKHLVDGAVNEKGKTKTMDGAVNEKGKTKMIEKEPDEYYKQQPTNDMDMLEEPDEYGTHADIWNQALTGR from the exons ATGAGAACCCTTGTCTGGAAGCTGGACATGCTGCTGCTAGCGCCTCCTCCGGGATGCTCCTCCGAGAGTGTCAAGCTTAAGATGCAGCTCCTCAAAGAAGATATTGAAGAGATAAGCACCTGCCTTGATGCACTGTCACAACTGGAGGACCCTCCCCAGACGGCCAGGTGCTGGATGAATGAGGTGCGCGATCTGTCTTACAACATGGAGGATTACATCGACAGCCTATACGTGCAGGCTGCAGACCCCTCCTTCATTGCCGATAACATCAAGATCACCAGATCCCACCACAAATGGCTAAGTCATGTCAGGGCACCCAAGAAGCTTACGTGGGATGAGCAGATTGTGGGATCAGTATCAGAATTCAGGACATATGTTGGCGACGCGATGAAACGACACAGGATGTATGGTCTAATTTTTTTTAGCACCTTGAGGCATACACTTGTGCCTGTTGGCCATATGCTTCCAACGCCAACACCGTATGAAGTAACATCTGACATAGTAATCAATGACCGCATGAATGAGTTTATTAACTCACTGACTAACGATGGCGCCGATCAGCAGCAGCTCAAGGTGGTATCTGTTCTGGGATCTGCTTGTCTTGGTAAAACTACATTTGCTAGAGTGTTGTACAACAGGATTGGGTTGCAATTTGATTGCCGAGCTTTCATTCGAGTGTCCAAAAACCCTGATATGAAGAAAATTTTCTGGGACATGCTCTTGCAATTGAAGCGGCAGCAGTGCCCACCACAGTATTTTAAGGAGGTTGATCTCATTAATATGATAAAAAATTATCTCCAAGACAAAAG GTATTTCATTATTATTGATGATCTGTGGTCTGCATCAGTATGGGATATTATCAATCGTGCCCTTCCGAAGGGTAGTCATGGCAGCAGAATAATAACCACTACACAGATAGAAGATGTTGCTTTCAGATGTTGCCGTTATCAGTCAGAGCTTGTTTTTGAGATGAAACCCCTAGATGATCATCACTCAAGAAAGCTATTCTTTAACAGACTGTTTGGCTTTGAAAGTGATTGCCCTGAACAGTTCAAAGAGATTTTAAATGAAATTGTTGAAATATGTGGTGGTTTGCCACTTGCAACAGTCAGCATAGCTAGTCTTTTAGCAAGCCAGCCTGCCCTGACAATTGATCTATTGACATACATCCATCAGTCATTGAGCTCTCTTTTCTCGGCGAATCCTACCTCAGAAAGAACCAGACAAGCACTGAATCTCAGCTTCCACAATCTTCCTCAATGCTTGAAGACATGTTTGCTTTATCTTAGTATGTATCAAGAGGGCTACACATTCTACAAGGATGATTTGGTGAAGCAATGGATGGCTGAAGGCTTCATCGATACAACAGAAGGGCAAGATGTGGAGAAACTTGCAGAGAGCTATCTCAATCAACTTATCAGTAGAAGATTCATCCAACCTATACGTATCAACTTCAACAATGAGGTGTTGTCATGTGCAGTTCATGATGTTGTGCATGATATTATCACACAGAAGTCCGCAGAAGAGAATTTCGTTGTTGCAATAGACTACAATGAAGATAACGCAGATCTTTATCACAACGCCCGTCGACTCACTCTTCTCTTTGGCAATGCAAGATATACCAAGACACCAACAAGAAGCATCACAGAGTCGCAAGTTCGGTCACTCACTTTTTTTGGATTATTTGAGTCTATGCCTAGTACTAAAGAATTCAAGTTTCTTCGTGTTCTAAACCTTCACATATCTGGTTATGGTGGCTCCAAAGAACTCGGTCATGACGACAACCCTGTAGACCTCAGTGTGATTTCAGAACTGTCTCAATTGAGATATTTGAAGATTGCTTCTAATCTCTGTGTAAAATTGCCAGACTATATGGGAGGGCTGCATTGTTTGGAGACACTGGATATTATGGATGCAGTACTCCTTAAACTTAGAATCGGTGTCTGTCTCCCATACTTGTTGCACTTGTATCTCAGTCTCCATCATGAGAGAAATCTGCAGAATTGGATTGACGAGATATTGGAAGTTAACAGGATGAAACACCTGCAGGATCTTCGTGTTACCTTTTCTTCTGGGCAGTCTTCCTCTCAGGAAAAAAATATGTTAATTCTGAGGTATTTTATGAGCGGACATGAAAACCTGAAAACTATAGTAGTTGCTTGTGACTCCTCAGACAAGGTTATTGATGGCGCTTCAGATGCATCCATTTCATGGGATGACATGGTACCTCCCCCACTCCTCCAGAGATTTGAATTCTCGCGGCACAGAGGCTGCATATTCTCACAAATACCTCCGTGGGTTGAGAAACACAAGAACCTGAGCATTTTGAAGATTGCTGTGAAGGAACTTAAGATGATTTGTGTTGGTATTCTCGGAGGATTGCCTTCCCTCACGTCTCTGTCGCTGGGCGTAGAGACGGCCCCCGTTGGCAAGATCATCTTTAACGTGGCAGGGTTCTCAGTTCTCAAGTACTTCAGGATGACGTTCATGACTGGTATAGCTTGGCTAAAATTTGAGGAGGATGCAATGCCTAATCTCTTGAAGCTCAAGCTAGTTTTCAATGCCAAGTCCCGACTGGACCGACGTCAACATGGTACTGCCAATATTACAATCAATCATATGCCAAGCCTTAAAGAGGTCTCCGTAAAATTTGGGTGTGCAGCTGCTGATATAGAGTATGCTTTGAGGACCTTTGTTAGTAATCATCCGAGCAATCCTACAATCAGCATGCAACCAGTGGATTTTAGTTCTTGTGGAGAGAAAAACACAAAACGGAAACATCAACTGGATGGGGTTGTGGAGGAGGAACCAGATGAATACTACAAACAACAACCAGATGAGATTCAGCAGCATGAACCAGTTGAATATTACAAACACCAACCGGATAAGATTGCGGAGGAAGAACCAGTTGAATACGACAAGAAACTGGAGAGACCAGCAGAGAAAAG GATTTCAAGGCCACCGGAGTCCTCTTCGCGTCTGCATGATCCAG AGAAAGAGGCtcgagggggagaaggcgacagGAGTCAATCCATCCAGCTGGATGTAAACAAGGTGGGCCTGCATGAGTTCACCTTGGACGTGCTCAGGTCCGCCACCAGCAACTTCTCGAAGGAAAACCTTCTCAACCCGGAAGAACTCCACCCTAACATCTACAAGGGCGCCCTTGAGGGCACTGTCATGGTCATCATCACAAAATTCAACTTCAGCTTGCCC TCAGACTTGAAGTATCTTGAGATGATGCACCATCCTCATCTAGTGAAGTTGCTGGGCTACTGCAACCAAGAGTGCAGTATACTCGTCCACGAGTACATGCCCAGGGGCGACCTCAAGCATCACTTCTTGGAGACCA ATCTCATTGGGTCGTTAGCATGGCTAACACGGCTCAAGATCGCTGTCGGAGCGGCCAAGGGGCTGGCTTTTCTACACGAGTCAGGCGAGCAGATGATGTACTACAGTGGTTTCACGGCTTCTAGCATTCTGCTTGACTCG GATTACACAGCGAAGCTGTGGGGCTTTGGGATGGGGAATAAGGATGACTCCACGGTGCCAGCCAGAATAAAGAGCGACGTGTACAACTTTGGTGTGGTGCTGCTACAACTGTTGGACCCGAGAATGGAGAGGCAATACTCGCGGTCGGCAGCGTGGAGCACTGTGAAGGTCGCGCGCCGGTGCTTGCAGAGCAAGCGCAAGTACCAGCCTCACATGCGCAACGTCGTGAAAGCCCTTGAGCCGCTGCTCAACGATGACAGCACCGGCAAGCAGCAGTCAAAGAAAACTAATTTCTTACGGTGCTTTATTGGTAGCAAAACTGGTGGAATTGGGGAGGAAGAGCACGTTAAAGTATCCAAACATCTTGTGGATGGGGCAGTAAATGAGAAAGGGAAAACTAAGACGATGGACGGGGCAGTAAATGAGAAAGGCAAAACTAAGATGATCGAAAAAGAGCCAGACGAGTACTACAAACAACAGCCAACAAATGACATGGACATGTTGGAAGAGCCAGACGAGTACGGAACACACGCAGACATTTGGAACCAGGCACTAACTGGGCGCTAG
- the LOC109774369 gene encoding disease resistance protein RGA5 isoform X1, whose product MEHRRESKEAAGIVDEGEDQESPEMHRGVLSDTTPQTRDVSFRGRCRVGETGPPISASLGAMRTLVWKLDMLLLAPPPGCSSESVKLKMQLLKEDIEEISTCLDALSQLEDPPQTARCWMNEVRDLSYNMEDYIDSLYVQAADPSFIADNIKITRSHHKWLSHVRAPKKLTWDEQIVGSVSEFRTYVGDAMKRHRMYGLIFFSTLRHTLVPVGHMLPTPTPYEVTSDIVINDRMNEFINSLTNDGADQQQLKVVSVLGSACLGKTTFARVLYNRIGLQFDCRAFIRVSKNPDMKKIFWDMLLQLKRQQCPPQYFKEVDLINMIKNYLQDKRYFIIIDDLWSASVWDIINRALPKGSHGSRIITTTQIEDVAFRCCRYQSELVFEMKPLDDHHSRKLFFNRLFGFESDCPEQFKEILNEIVEICGGLPLATVSIASLLASQPALTIDLLTYIHQSLSSLFSANPTSERTRQALNLSFHNLPQCLKTCLLYLSMYQEGYTFYKDDLVKQWMAEGFIDTTEGQDVEKLAESYLNQLISRRFIQPIRINFNNEVLSCAVHDVVHDIITQKSAEENFVVAIDYNEDNADLYHNARRLTLLFGNARYTKTPTRSITESQVRSLTFFGLFESMPSTKEFKFLRVLNLHISGYGGSKELGHDDNPVDLSVISELSQLRYLKIASNLCVKLPDYMGGLHCLETLDIMDAVLLKLRIGVCLPYLLHLYLSLHHERNLQNWIDEILEVNRMKHLQDLRVTFSSGQSSSQEKNMLILRYFMSGHENLKTIVVACDSSDKVIDGASDASISWDDMVPPPLLQRFEFSRHRGCIFSQIPPWVEKHKNLSILKIAVKELKMICVGILGGLPSLTSLSLGVETAPVGKIIFNVAGFSVLKYFRMTFMTGIAWLKFEEDAMPNLLKLKLVFNAKSRLDRRQHGTANITINHMPSLKEVSVKFGCAAADIEYALRTFVSNHPSNPTISMQPVDFSSCGEKNTKRKHQLDGVVEEEPDEYYKQQPDEIQQHEPVEYYKHQPDKIAEEEPVEYDKKLERPAEKRISRPPESSSRLHDPEKEARGGEGDRSQSIQLDVNKVGLHEFTLDVLRSATSNFSKENLLNPEELHPNIYKGALEGTVMVIITKFNFSLPSDLKYLEMMHHPHLVKLLGYCNQECSILVHEYMPRGDLKHHFLETNLIGSLAWLTRLKIAVGAAKGLAFLHESGEQMMYYSGFTASSILLDSDYTAKLWGFGMGNKDDSTVPARIKSDVYNFGVVLLQLLDPRMERQYSRSAAWSTVKVARRCLQSKRKYQPHMRNVVKALEPLLNDDSTGKQQSKKTNFLRCFIGSKTGGIGEEEHVKVSKHLVDGAVNEKGKTKTMDGAVNEKGKTKMIEKEPDEYYKQQPTNDMDMLEEPDEYGTHADIWNQALTGR is encoded by the exons ATGGAGCACCGGCGTGAGTCCAAGGAGGCGGCGGGGATAGTAGATGAGGGGGAAGACCAAGAATCTCCGGAGATGCACAGGGGCGTCCTCTCCGATACAACCCCTCAAACCAGAG ATGTTTCATTCCGAGGTAGATGCAGAGTCGGGGAGACGGGCCCCCCGATCAGTGCTTCACTTGGCGCCATGAGAACCCTTGTCTGGAAGCTGGACATGCTGCTGCTAGCGCCTCCTCCGGGATGCTCCTCCGAGAGTGTCAAGCTTAAGATGCAGCTCCTCAAAGAAGATATTGAAGAGATAAGCACCTGCCTTGATGCACTGTCACAACTGGAGGACCCTCCCCAGACGGCCAGGTGCTGGATGAATGAGGTGCGCGATCTGTCTTACAACATGGAGGATTACATCGACAGCCTATACGTGCAGGCTGCAGACCCCTCCTTCATTGCCGATAACATCAAGATCACCAGATCCCACCACAAATGGCTAAGTCATGTCAGGGCACCCAAGAAGCTTACGTGGGATGAGCAGATTGTGGGATCAGTATCAGAATTCAGGACATATGTTGGCGACGCGATGAAACGACACAGGATGTATGGTCTAATTTTTTTTAGCACCTTGAGGCATACACTTGTGCCTGTTGGCCATATGCTTCCAACGCCAACACCGTATGAAGTAACATCTGACATAGTAATCAATGACCGCATGAATGAGTTTATTAACTCACTGACTAACGATGGCGCCGATCAGCAGCAGCTCAAGGTGGTATCTGTTCTGGGATCTGCTTGTCTTGGTAAAACTACATTTGCTAGAGTGTTGTACAACAGGATTGGGTTGCAATTTGATTGCCGAGCTTTCATTCGAGTGTCCAAAAACCCTGATATGAAGAAAATTTTCTGGGACATGCTCTTGCAATTGAAGCGGCAGCAGTGCCCACCACAGTATTTTAAGGAGGTTGATCTCATTAATATGATAAAAAATTATCTCCAAGACAAAAG GTATTTCATTATTATTGATGATCTGTGGTCTGCATCAGTATGGGATATTATCAATCGTGCCCTTCCGAAGGGTAGTCATGGCAGCAGAATAATAACCACTACACAGATAGAAGATGTTGCTTTCAGATGTTGCCGTTATCAGTCAGAGCTTGTTTTTGAGATGAAACCCCTAGATGATCATCACTCAAGAAAGCTATTCTTTAACAGACTGTTTGGCTTTGAAAGTGATTGCCCTGAACAGTTCAAAGAGATTTTAAATGAAATTGTTGAAATATGTGGTGGTTTGCCACTTGCAACAGTCAGCATAGCTAGTCTTTTAGCAAGCCAGCCTGCCCTGACAATTGATCTATTGACATACATCCATCAGTCATTGAGCTCTCTTTTCTCGGCGAATCCTACCTCAGAAAGAACCAGACAAGCACTGAATCTCAGCTTCCACAATCTTCCTCAATGCTTGAAGACATGTTTGCTTTATCTTAGTATGTATCAAGAGGGCTACACATTCTACAAGGATGATTTGGTGAAGCAATGGATGGCTGAAGGCTTCATCGATACAACAGAAGGGCAAGATGTGGAGAAACTTGCAGAGAGCTATCTCAATCAACTTATCAGTAGAAGATTCATCCAACCTATACGTATCAACTTCAACAATGAGGTGTTGTCATGTGCAGTTCATGATGTTGTGCATGATATTATCACACAGAAGTCCGCAGAAGAGAATTTCGTTGTTGCAATAGACTACAATGAAGATAACGCAGATCTTTATCACAACGCCCGTCGACTCACTCTTCTCTTTGGCAATGCAAGATATACCAAGACACCAACAAGAAGCATCACAGAGTCGCAAGTTCGGTCACTCACTTTTTTTGGATTATTTGAGTCTATGCCTAGTACTAAAGAATTCAAGTTTCTTCGTGTTCTAAACCTTCACATATCTGGTTATGGTGGCTCCAAAGAACTCGGTCATGACGACAACCCTGTAGACCTCAGTGTGATTTCAGAACTGTCTCAATTGAGATATTTGAAGATTGCTTCTAATCTCTGTGTAAAATTGCCAGACTATATGGGAGGGCTGCATTGTTTGGAGACACTGGATATTATGGATGCAGTACTCCTTAAACTTAGAATCGGTGTCTGTCTCCCATACTTGTTGCACTTGTATCTCAGTCTCCATCATGAGAGAAATCTGCAGAATTGGATTGACGAGATATTGGAAGTTAACAGGATGAAACACCTGCAGGATCTTCGTGTTACCTTTTCTTCTGGGCAGTCTTCCTCTCAGGAAAAAAATATGTTAATTCTGAGGTATTTTATGAGCGGACATGAAAACCTGAAAACTATAGTAGTTGCTTGTGACTCCTCAGACAAGGTTATTGATGGCGCTTCAGATGCATCCATTTCATGGGATGACATGGTACCTCCCCCACTCCTCCAGAGATTTGAATTCTCGCGGCACAGAGGCTGCATATTCTCACAAATACCTCCGTGGGTTGAGAAACACAAGAACCTGAGCATTTTGAAGATTGCTGTGAAGGAACTTAAGATGATTTGTGTTGGTATTCTCGGAGGATTGCCTTCCCTCACGTCTCTGTCGCTGGGCGTAGAGACGGCCCCCGTTGGCAAGATCATCTTTAACGTGGCAGGGTTCTCAGTTCTCAAGTACTTCAGGATGACGTTCATGACTGGTATAGCTTGGCTAAAATTTGAGGAGGATGCAATGCCTAATCTCTTGAAGCTCAAGCTAGTTTTCAATGCCAAGTCCCGACTGGACCGACGTCAACATGGTACTGCCAATATTACAATCAATCATATGCCAAGCCTTAAAGAGGTCTCCGTAAAATTTGGGTGTGCAGCTGCTGATATAGAGTATGCTTTGAGGACCTTTGTTAGTAATCATCCGAGCAATCCTACAATCAGCATGCAACCAGTGGATTTTAGTTCTTGTGGAGAGAAAAACACAAAACGGAAACATCAACTGGATGGGGTTGTGGAGGAGGAACCAGATGAATACTACAAACAACAACCAGATGAGATTCAGCAGCATGAACCAGTTGAATATTACAAACACCAACCGGATAAGATTGCGGAGGAAGAACCAGTTGAATACGACAAGAAACTGGAGAGACCAGCAGAGAAAAG GATTTCAAGGCCACCGGAGTCCTCTTCGCGTCTGCATGATCCAG AGAAAGAGGCtcgagggggagaaggcgacagGAGTCAATCCATCCAGCTGGATGTAAACAAGGTGGGCCTGCATGAGTTCACCTTGGACGTGCTCAGGTCCGCCACCAGCAACTTCTCGAAGGAAAACCTTCTCAACCCGGAAGAACTCCACCCTAACATCTACAAGGGCGCCCTTGAGGGCACTGTCATGGTCATCATCACAAAATTCAACTTCAGCTTGCCC TCAGACTTGAAGTATCTTGAGATGATGCACCATCCTCATCTAGTGAAGTTGCTGGGCTACTGCAACCAAGAGTGCAGTATACTCGTCCACGAGTACATGCCCAGGGGCGACCTCAAGCATCACTTCTTGGAGACCA ATCTCATTGGGTCGTTAGCATGGCTAACACGGCTCAAGATCGCTGTCGGAGCGGCCAAGGGGCTGGCTTTTCTACACGAGTCAGGCGAGCAGATGATGTACTACAGTGGTTTCACGGCTTCTAGCATTCTGCTTGACTCG GATTACACAGCGAAGCTGTGGGGCTTTGGGATGGGGAATAAGGATGACTCCACGGTGCCAGCCAGAATAAAGAGCGACGTGTACAACTTTGGTGTGGTGCTGCTACAACTGTTGGACCCGAGAATGGAGAGGCAATACTCGCGGTCGGCAGCGTGGAGCACTGTGAAGGTCGCGCGCCGGTGCTTGCAGAGCAAGCGCAAGTACCAGCCTCACATGCGCAACGTCGTGAAAGCCCTTGAGCCGCTGCTCAACGATGACAGCACCGGCAAGCAGCAGTCAAAGAAAACTAATTTCTTACGGTGCTTTATTGGTAGCAAAACTGGTGGAATTGGGGAGGAAGAGCACGTTAAAGTATCCAAACATCTTGTGGATGGGGCAGTAAATGAGAAAGGGAAAACTAAGACGATGGACGGGGCAGTAAATGAGAAAGGCAAAACTAAGATGATCGAAAAAGAGCCAGACGAGTACTACAAACAACAGCCAACAAATGACATGGACATGTTGGAAGAGCCAGACGAGTACGGAACACACGCAGACATTTGGAACCAGGCACTAACTGGGCGCTAG